The following are encoded together in the Pseudoalteromonas ulvae UL12 genome:
- the rplO gene encoding 50S ribosomal protein L15, translating into MRLNTLSPAAGAKTEKKRLGRGIGSGLGKTGGRGHKGQKSRSGGTVRVGFEGGQMPIQRRLPKFGFTSRKSLVSAEVNLYEIAKVEGDVVELSTLQAAGLVKKNVLFVKVVKSGEVSRAVTVKGLKVTKGAREAIEAAGGKVEE; encoded by the coding sequence ATGCGTCTGAATACACTTTCACCTGCTGCTGGTGCAAAAACAGAGAAAAAACGCCTAGGTCGTGGTATCGGTTCTGGTCTTGGTAAGACTGGTGGCCGTGGTCACAAAGGTCAAAAATCTCGTTCTGGCGGTACTGTACGCGTTGGTTTTGAAGGCGGTCAAATGCCAATCCAACGTCGTCTACCAAAATTCGGTTTCACATCACGCAAATCATTAGTATCTGCTGAAGTAAACCTTTATGAAATCGCTAAAGTTGAAGGCGATGTGGTAGAGCTTAGTACACTACAAGCAGCTGGTCTGGTTAAGAAGAACGTTCTGTTCGTTAAAGTAGTTAAATCTGGCGAAGTTTCACGCGCTGTGACTGTCAAGGGTCTTAAAGTGACCAAGGGCGCTCGCGAAGCAATTGAAGCTGCCGGAGGCAAGGTAGAAGAATAA
- the rpmD gene encoding 50S ribosomal protein L30, translating to MAKQTVKVTQVKSSIGRLPKHKATLRGLGLRRINHTVELEDTPCVRGMINQVYYMVKVEG from the coding sequence ATGGCTAAGCAAACTGTTAAAGTAACACAAGTAAAGAGCTCTATCGGTCGTTTACCGAAGCATAAAGCTACATTACGTGGTCTTGGTTTACGTCGTATCAACCACACTGTTGAGTTAGAAGATACTCCATGTGTGCGCGGTATGATCAACCAGGTTTATTACATGGTTAAGGTTGAGGGGTAA
- the rpsE gene encoding 30S ribosomal protein S5, which translates to MANVEAKQQQPDLAEKLVAVNRVSKVVKGGRIFSFTALTVVGDGAGKVGFGYGKAREVPAAIQKAMEKARRNMINVDLNGNTLQHPVKGRHAGSLVFMKPASEGTGIIAGGAMRAVLEVTGVHNVLSKCYGSTNPINVVRATISALENMSSPARVAAKRGLSVEQIKG; encoded by the coding sequence ATGGCTAACGTAGAAGCAAAGCAACAACAGCCTGATTTAGCTGAGAAGCTAGTTGCTGTAAACCGTGTGTCTAAAGTTGTTAAAGGTGGTCGTATCTTTAGCTTCACAGCACTAACGGTTGTTGGCGATGGCGCAGGTAAAGTAGGTTTTGGTTACGGTAAAGCACGCGAAGTTCCAGCTGCGATTCAAAAAGCAATGGAAAAAGCGCGCCGTAACATGATTAATGTAGACCTTAATGGTAATACACTGCAACACCCTGTAAAGGGTCGTCATGCAGGTTCATTAGTATTCATGAAACCAGCCTCTGAAGGTACTGGTATCATCGCTGGTGGTGCAATGCGCGCAGTGTTAGAAGTTACTGGTGTACATAACGTATTATCAAAGTGCTACGGTTCAACTAACCCGATCAACGTTGTACGCGCAACTATTTCTGCGCTTGAGAACATGAGTTCTCCAGCACGCGTTGCAGCTAAGCGTGGTCTTAGCGTAGAACAGATCAAGGGGTAA
- the rplR gene encoding 50S ribosomal protein L18 gives MDKRTARLRRAKRTRRNYIEQGVTRLVIHRTPRHIYAQVVTAEGTVLAAASTVEKAISETVKGTGNIEAAQAVGKTVAQRAADKGIEKISFDRSGFKYHGRVKALADAAREAGLQF, from the coding sequence ATGGATAAAAGAACTGCTCGTCTACGTCGTGCTAAACGTACGCGTAGAAATTATATTGAACAAGGCGTAACGCGTCTTGTTATCCACCGCACGCCACGTCACATTTACGCTCAAGTAGTTACTGCTGAGGGTACTGTACTGGCTGCTGCTTCTACAGTTGAAAAAGCTATTAGCGAAACAGTTAAAGGCACAGGTAACATCGAAGCAGCGCAAGCTGTGGGTAAAACTGTTGCTCAACGTGCAGCTGACAAAGGTATCGAAAAGATTTCTTTTGATCGTAGTGGCTTTAAATATCACGGCCGTGTGAAGGCGCTTGCAGATGCAGCGCGTGAAGCCGGTTTGCAATTCTAG
- the rplF gene encoding 50S ribosomal protein L6, with protein MSRVAKAPINVPAGVEVTLNGQDIKVKGKNGELSRTINAAVEVVVNENVITTLPREGVVNAWAQAGTARALINNMLVGVDAGYERKLQLVGVGYRAAAKGKVLDLTLGFSHPVNFEVPEGITIETPSQTEVLVKGADKQLVGQVAANIRAYRKPEPYKGKGVRYADENVRRKEAKKK; from the coding sequence ATGTCTCGTGTTGCTAAGGCACCAATCAATGTTCCTGCCGGTGTAGAAGTTACACTAAACGGCCAGGACATCAAAGTTAAAGGCAAAAACGGTGAGTTAAGCCGTACAATCAATGCTGCAGTTGAAGTTGTAGTAAACGAAAACGTAATCACTACTCTTCCTCGTGAAGGTGTAGTAAATGCATGGGCTCAAGCAGGTACTGCTCGCGCTCTAATCAACAACATGTTAGTTGGTGTTGATGCAGGTTACGAACGTAAACTTCAGTTAGTTGGTGTTGGTTATCGTGCTGCAGCCAAAGGTAAAGTATTAGACTTAACTCTTGGTTTCTCACACCCAGTGAATTTCGAAGTTCCTGAAGGGATCACTATCGAAACTCCTAGCCAAACTGAAGTTCTTGTTAAAGGCGCAGATAAGCAGCTTGTAGGTCAAGTAGCTGCTAACATTCGCGCATACCGTAAACCTGAGCCTTATAAAGGTAAAGGTGTTCGTTATGCTGATGAAAATGTGCGTCGTAAAGAAGCCAAGAAGAAGTAA
- the rpsH gene encoding 30S ribosomal protein S8 has translation MSLQDPIADMFTRVRNGQTAKKVSVSMPSSKLKVAVAKVLKDEGYIADFSVSGDAKPELAVELKYFEGKAVIETIQRVSRPGLRIYKKRGDLPTVMGGLGIAIVSTSKGLMTDRAARGAGVGGEIIGFVA, from the coding sequence ATGAGCTTGCAAGATCCAATCGCGGATATGTTTACACGTGTTCGTAACGGCCAAACAGCGAAAAAGGTTTCAGTATCTATGCCTTCTTCAAAGTTAAAAGTTGCTGTTGCAAAAGTGCTTAAAGACGAAGGTTACATCGCTGATTTTTCAGTGAGTGGCGACGCTAAACCTGAACTAGCTGTTGAATTAAAATATTTCGAAGGCAAAGCTGTTATCGAAACAATTCAACGCGTTAGCCGTCCAGGTCTACGTATTTATAAGAAACGTGGTGATTTACCAACAGTAATGGGCGGTTTAGGCATTGCTATCGTTTCAACTTCTAAAGGCTTGATGACTGACCGTGCTGCACGTGGTGCTGGCGTTGGTGGTGAAATCATCGGCTTTGTAGCTTAA
- the rpsN gene encoding 30S ribosomal protein S14, whose amino-acid sequence MAKNSMKAREEKRAKLVVKFAEKRAALKAIISGVETSDEERWDAVLKLQSLPRDSSPARQRNRCNITGRPHGYLRKFGLSRIKTREAAMRGEIPGLKKASW is encoded by the coding sequence ATGGCAAAGAATTCAATGAAAGCGCGCGAAGAAAAACGCGCTAAATTAGTTGTAAAGTTCGCTGAAAAGCGCGCAGCTCTTAAAGCTATCATCAGCGGTGTTGAAACTTCTGATGAAGAGCGTTGGGACGCGGTATTAAAGCTACAAAGCCTTCCGCGTGATTCTAGCCCTGCACGTCAACGTAATCGTTGTAACATTACGGGCCGCCCACACGGTTACCTTCGTAAGTTCGGCTTAAGCCGTATCAAAACTCGCGAAGCAGCCATGCGCGGTGAAATTCCTGGCCTTAAAAAGGCTAGCTGGTAA
- the rplE gene encoding 50S ribosomal protein L5, protein MAKLHEVYNDKVVAELQKEFGFSSVMQVPRIEKITLNMGVGEALADKKILENAVADLEAISGQKALITKARKSVAGFKVREGYPIGCKVTLRGERMWEFLERLVTIAMPRIRDFRGVSAKSFDGRGNYSMGVREQIIFPEIDYDKIDRVRGMDITITTSAKNDEEGRALLTAFNFPFKK, encoded by the coding sequence ATGGCGAAACTGCATGAAGTATATAACGACAAAGTAGTAGCTGAACTTCAAAAAGAGTTCGGTTTCAGCTCTGTCATGCAAGTCCCTCGAATAGAGAAAATCACCCTGAATATGGGTGTGGGCGAAGCCCTTGCAGATAAAAAGATTCTAGAAAATGCTGTTGCAGATCTAGAAGCAATCTCTGGTCAGAAAGCATTGATCACTAAAGCTCGTAAATCAGTTGCTGGTTTTAAAGTTCGTGAAGGCTATCCGATCGGTTGTAAAGTAACCCTACGTGGCGAGCGTATGTGGGAATTCCTTGAGCGTTTGGTAACAATCGCCATGCCTCGTATTCGCGATTTCCGTGGTGTAAGTGCTAAGTCTTTTGACGGACGTGGTAACTACAGCATGGGCGTACGTGAGCAAATTATCTTCCCAGAAATCGATTATGATAAAATCGACCGTGTACGCGGTATGGATATCACAATCACTACTTCTGCTAAGAATGATGAGGAAGGCCGCGCGTTGCTAACTGCGTTTAACTTCCCATTTAAGAAATAA
- the rplX gene encoding 50S ribosomal protein L24 has translation MAAKIRRGDEVVILAGKDKGKQGKVLSVVTESSRVFVEGINLIKKHQRPVPQLNQAGGIVEKEASIDVSNVAIFNQETGKADRVGFKIEDGKKLRIFKSTGKTI, from the coding sequence ATGGCAGCAAAAATCCGTCGTGGTGACGAAGTAGTCATACTTGCAGGTAAAGACAAAGGAAAGCAAGGTAAAGTGCTTTCAGTTGTAACTGAATCTAGCAGAGTATTTGTCGAAGGCATCAATCTTATCAAAAAGCATCAGCGTCCGGTTCCACAATTGAACCAAGCTGGTGGTATTGTTGAGAAAGAAGCGTCTATCGACGTATCAAACGTTGCGATCTTCAACCAGGAAACTGGTAAAGCGGATCGTGTTGGTTTCAAGATTGAAGACGGTAAGAAATTACGTATCTTCAAATCTACTGGTAAAACTATCTAA
- the rplN gene encoding 50S ribosomal protein L14: protein MIQMQTQLDVACNSGARKVQCIKVLGGSHRRYAAIGDIIKVSVKEAIPRAKVKKGDVLNAVVVRTRKGVRRPDGSLIRFDGNAAVMLNANLQPIGTRIFGPVTRELRTEKFMKIVSLAPEVL from the coding sequence ATGATCCAAATGCAAACTCAGCTGGACGTTGCTTGTAACAGCGGCGCTCGCAAAGTGCAGTGTATTAAAGTCTTAGGTGGTTCGCACCGTCGTTATGCTGCAATTGGCGACATCATCAAAGTTTCTGTTAAAGAAGCAATTCCTCGCGCTAAAGTGAAGAAAGGTGATGTACTAAACGCAGTAGTAGTGCGTACACGTAAAGGCGTTCGTCGTCCTGACGGTTCTTTGATCCGTTTCGATGGTAATGCAGCTGTAATGTTAAACGCAAATCTACAGCCTATAGGTACTCGTATCTTCGGTCCTGTGACTCGCGAACTTCGTACAGAGAAGTTCATGAAAATCGTTTCACTAGCCCCAGAAGTACTATAA
- a CDS encoding AsmA family protein — protein sequence MKTLLKIFAGVVVALVLLIIAIPFLLPVDYIFEKVSTSVEQTTGRTLTIKGEKSLSVFPSLKLELNDVRLANLKASNESDMVSMKQLAIHIPYLSVLSGDVELEKFVIQQPRILLEKMSDGQVNWQLVQPTSTPTPSKAEAPQSADIPEGFDIMLGEVAIYDGEIEYVDHQAGTKTELTAVNVSIELPSLFKDLTIKGQVTYLNEAFELDTQLTTPAKVIRGNDFSVKSEMNSSLLSANFSGEILKAGKEFKGSMYVKGNSVKNILSWQNIALEAKENALNQFELDAQIHGYEQTLTLSSFKMALDELAMKGSASIVTTAVPSISANMDLGMLDLNPYLPVEQAHEDNNEKQSEVAQPIIWDDTELDLSGLNAINADIKVKSTGLIANKITLGENDFSVQLNKGIAKLAMTEFNAYSGKGVGSVIVNANQAPYKITTDFKLIGIDAEPLLSDAAGFDKLMGKGELNWQLTTQGKSQKAFMSQLAGDASFSFNDGAVKGANIAALVRKAKEMLKGDLSAVKDGLNAGFDKSQQTDFTALTGSMKFNNGVGNNTDLYLASPLIRITGSGTVDLPKTQLSYRLVTGIVDSIEGQGTKDTSTGFKIPVKIKGPFHDVSINLDMGKAAEDEVKNKAKDKIKDKLKGLFG from the coding sequence ATGAAAACGTTACTAAAAATTTTCGCGGGAGTCGTGGTTGCGCTGGTGTTGTTAATTATCGCGATCCCTTTTTTACTTCCTGTCGATTATATTTTCGAAAAGGTTTCAACATCTGTAGAACAAACAACGGGGCGTACGCTTACTATTAAAGGCGAAAAATCTCTGTCTGTCTTTCCTTCGTTAAAATTAGAGCTCAACGATGTTCGCCTCGCAAATCTAAAAGCAAGCAACGAGTCCGATATGGTGTCTATGAAGCAGTTGGCCATTCATATTCCTTACCTCTCAGTGCTATCAGGTGATGTAGAACTAGAAAAATTTGTGATTCAACAGCCACGTATTTTATTGGAAAAAATGAGCGATGGTCAGGTTAATTGGCAATTAGTCCAACCAACATCCACCCCTACACCAAGTAAAGCTGAAGCGCCACAATCAGCTGATATTCCAGAAGGCTTTGACATTATGCTCGGTGAGGTAGCGATATACGATGGGGAAATAGAGTATGTTGACCATCAAGCTGGTACCAAAACCGAATTAACCGCCGTTAATGTAAGTATAGAACTGCCATCTCTTTTTAAAGACCTGACAATTAAAGGTCAAGTCACTTACTTGAATGAAGCTTTCGAACTTGATACTCAATTAACTACGCCAGCGAAAGTCATTAGAGGTAATGACTTTTCGGTAAAAAGTGAAATGAACTCATCTTTATTAAGTGCCAATTTTAGTGGTGAAATCTTAAAAGCGGGAAAAGAGTTTAAAGGCAGTATGTATGTCAAAGGTAACTCAGTTAAAAACATTTTGAGTTGGCAAAATATTGCACTTGAAGCAAAAGAGAATGCTTTGAATCAATTTGAATTAGACGCTCAAATACATGGCTATGAACAAACGCTGACTTTGTCGAGTTTTAAAATGGCGCTTGATGAATTAGCAATGAAGGGGAGCGCATCGATTGTTACAACAGCTGTGCCTTCAATTAGTGCCAATATGGATTTAGGTATGCTCGATTTAAATCCGTACTTGCCAGTCGAGCAGGCTCATGAAGATAACAATGAAAAACAATCTGAAGTTGCTCAACCTATAATTTGGGATGATACAGAACTGGATTTGTCAGGGTTAAACGCGATAAATGCTGACATTAAAGTCAAATCAACAGGATTAATCGCTAATAAGATTACCTTAGGTGAAAATGACTTTTCGGTGCAGCTTAATAAAGGCATCGCTAAATTAGCGATGACTGAATTTAATGCTTATTCAGGTAAAGGTGTAGGTAGCGTAATCGTTAATGCAAACCAAGCACCGTATAAAATCACTACAGACTTTAAACTCATAGGCATTGATGCAGAACCTTTACTGAGTGACGCGGCTGGTTTTGATAAGTTAATGGGGAAAGGGGAGTTAAACTGGCAACTTACGACACAAGGCAAGAGTCAAAAAGCGTTTATGAGTCAATTGGCGGGTGATGCATCATTTAGCTTTAATGATGGGGCTGTAAAAGGCGCCAATATTGCGGCACTCGTTCGTAAAGCTAAAGAAATGCTTAAAGGTGATTTGAGCGCAGTAAAAGATGGATTAAATGCTGGGTTTGATAAGTCGCAGCAAACAGATTTTACAGCTTTAACTGGCAGCATGAAATTTAACAATGGTGTAGGTAACAATACAGATTTGTACTTAGCAAGCCCGCTTATTCGTATTACAGGCTCAGGAACGGTTGATTTACCAAAGACACAACTTTCGTATCGTCTAGTGACAGGGATTGTTGATTCTATTGAGGGGCAAGGAACAAAAGACACCAGTACAGGTTTTAAGATTCCAGTTAAAATTAAAGGTCCATTCCATGATGTGTCGATTAACCTAGATATGGGAAAAGCCGCTGAGGATGAAGTTAAAAATAAAGCAAAAGATAAAATCAAAGATAAACTAAAAGGATTGTTTGGTTAA